From Vigna unguiculata cultivar IT97K-499-35 chromosome 5, ASM411807v1, whole genome shotgun sequence, the proteins below share one genomic window:
- the LOC114183727 gene encoding uncharacterized protein LOC114183727 yields the protein MGGGGDYIVAHGTEEDSCSEENSLWFSSHSSFGIGDNMILQDESNKIERGSINSEIDEERTNLSRVNLEVTEKIKPSNYLQCSCDELKIRQRDLKREKQKILRYKPGAWIEKVGGLETSDHDVPKTTCLLMVGPSGSGKSSLINRISKVLEDDKLAPARAQESYNSFTENGTYFLQEYMMPRSSNSICLYDTRSLSYNLDKDENIRMLKGWMTKGVRHGELVVRKTDDERLRTILESKAHNKGYFSSETRKVNFVIYVVNGLLVLKAMKNAGALETQYVETIVSTFNCPFLSFKDDKPVLVFTHGDLLSHTERAHVRGHLGRVLGIPPTKQIFDIPDCDCPATASAIVGMLRYSLAHADRSFPQKCKVVDKVHKVSLLVYMIMLILGIGVAIGLAQNTEIHFPHPKTRVLRSKQKIEWHKIRHIW from the exons atgggtggtggtggtgattatATTGTTGCTCATG GTACAGAGGAAGATTCTTGCTCCGAGGAAAATTCTCTCTGGTTTTCTTCTCATTCCTCATTCGGTATCGG GGATAATATGATCTTGCAGGATGAAAGCAACAAGATAGAAAGGGGGTCGATTAACAGTGAAATTGATGAAGAAAGGACAAATCTTTCTAGGGTTAATCTTGAAGTCACTGAAAAGATAAAACCTAGTAACTACCTACAATGTTCTTGTGATGAATTGAAGATTCGTCAAAGGGATTTGAAGAGGGAGAAACAAAAGATTTTGAG ATATAAGCCTGGAGCATGGATTGAGAAGGTTGGTGGCTTAGAGACAAGTGATCATGATGTACCAAAGACAACATGCCTCTTAATGGTTGGTCCAAGTGGATCTGGGAAAAGTAGTCTCATAAATAGAATCTCTAAAGTGCTCGAGGATGACAAATTGGCACCAGCAAGAGCACAAGAATCAT ATAACTCATTTACAGAGAATGGAACATACTTCCTCCAGGAGTATATGATGCCAAGATCTTCAAATTCTATTTGTTTGTATGATACACGCAGTTTGTCATATAACTTGGACAAAGATGAGAACATTAGAATGTTGAAGGGTTGGATGACAAAAGGTGTCCGTCATGGAGAGCTTGTTGTCAG GAAAACAGATGATGAGAGATTGAGGACAATTTTGGAGAGCAAAGCTCACAACAAAGGTTACTTTTCCAGTGAGACCagaaaagttaattttgtaatatatgttGTTAATGGTCTCCTGGTTCTGAAAGCAATGAAGAATGCTGGTGCTTTGGAGACACAGTACGTTGAAACAATTGTTTCTACTTTCAATTGCCCATTCCTTTCATTTAAAG ATGACAAACCAGTACTTGTTTTCACTCATGGGGATCTCCTTTCACACACTGAGCGTGCTCATGTGCGTGGACATCTGGGAAGGGTATTGGGAATTCCCCCCACTAAGCAAATATTTGACATCCCAG ATTGTGATTGTCCAGCAACTGCGTCTGCCATAGTTGGAATGCTACGATATAGTCTTGCACATGCTGACAGAAGTTTTCCTCAGAAATGCAAGGTTGTGGATAAG GTTCATAAAGTATCTCTGCTAGTATACATGATTATGCTGATTTTGGGAATAGGAGTGGCTATTGGTTTGGCACAAAATACAGAAATACATTTTCCACATCCAAAAACAAGAGTTCTCAGGAGCAAGCAAAAGATAGAGTGGCATAAAATTAGGCACATATGGTAG